The following is a genomic window from Methanoplanus sp. FWC-SCC4.
CGATTATATGGATAAACCCTTTGAGGTTCTTGACATCAATGAGGTTTTGCTGAAATACGGTATAGAGGAGCCTGAAAAACTTGACCTGAAGGTAACCTACCATGACCCGTGTCATCTTATTCGCGGTCAGGGTATAAGCGAGGAGCCAAGAAAGCTGATCAGCCTTTTTGCATCCGAATTTATTGAGATGCCAAACAAATGCTGCGGTTCCGGCGGCGGTGTCAGGGCGGGCTATCCCGAAGAGGCGGCTTCACTTGGACGTGAGCGTCACAACGAGATTGTAAAGACAGGCTGTGATGTTGTCGTCACATCGTGTCCGTTTTGTGAATACCACATCCAGTCATGCACGGACAGGCCTGTCCGGAATATTAACTCACTGATTCTTGAAGGATACAGGAAAAAGGATCAGAAGAAAAAGGGAAAATAAGTCCTTAATTTTTTTAAAATTAGATAAAGGGTGAAGAAATTTTTATCTTCACCTTTCAACTCATATTTTTCAGAGTGCAAGTTCTTTTTCTACAGGCTCTGTTCCTGTGATTTCGCCTTTTTCATTGTAAACGGGCTTGTTTACTACTGTTTCCTGTCCGTTTGCCTTGTAGTACAGGTCCCATGCAATTACTTCTGTTCCGTCAGGGAGTACTGCAATTCCGTATTCGCTGCCTTTTGTGTCCTTGACTATTTTGTATTCGTATCCCTGCTCTTCACACCATACAGCTGAGGGGTTTGCCATTCCGGAGATCTGTGATTTTGTGTAATATTCAGGGTTTACTTCAACCGGCTCTTTTCCTGTAATCTCGCCTTTTTCATTGTAAACGGGCTTGTTTACTACTGTTTCCTGTCCGTTTGCCTTGTAGTACAGATCCCATGCAATTACTTCTGTTCCGTCAGGGAGCACTGCAATTCCGTATTCGCTGCCTTTTGTGTCCTTGACTATTTTGTATTCGTATCCCTGCTCGTCGCACCATACAGCTGACGGATTTGCCATTCCGATCATGCCTCCGTGAGTGTATGAGACATCGGATATCTCCATTTCTTCTATCTCAACAGGTGTTCCCCACTGCTGGACTGTCATTGTGTCCTTCTTTTCTGTTGCAGTGAATTTAACTGTCAGGTTGTCTTTTTTGAAATAATCGTCGAGGTTTAGGGGCAGGTACTTTGTGCCGTCATCTGCGATGATTCCGTAGAACCCGCCTTCGAGATCTATGTATGTGACTGTTCCGGTTTTTACGATTTTTTCCGTATCTTCTGTCGGGGTTGCAGGATTTTGATTGTCCTGGCCTGTGCATCCGGCAAACATTGTTGCCATAACTGCTATTGCTATCAGGAAGACCGCAATTGCAAGGGATTTTTTTGCGGTTCCTGTTCTGATTTTTTCTGTCATGCTCCTCACTGAATAATCATATGATATATTTAATTATAAATTCATCCCTGACTTCAAAAAAAATCGAAGTTATAAACGGACTGATCAGATAAATCAGGGTAATATACGGGGTTCAAAAGAATTGGGGATTCATGAAAAAACCATTGAAATAATTTTGGCGCAATCTCAGATGCAAAATGTGGAGATTTTTTATAGTATTTTTTTATAGTAATTTGTAACTGCATCCCGAGCCTGTTTCCCGCACTTTGTTCTTTTGTAAAATCGCGGTTTTGGCGGCGAGGTCTGTGCAGTGTGCCGGAAAAATGCATCCACTGATATTTAGAGAGAGATATTCTGCCGTTTTGTTCAGTCTTTCCTCCGTTTCGTTTAGCAGATGAAATCCGCCAATGACTCCGGTCACTTTGTCTGCTGGGCATACCTGTTTTGCCTTCTCAACGACCGAACATATTCCGTGATGTGAGCATCCGGTGATTATGAAAATTCCGTCTTTGCCTGAATACACAATTGCAGAATCGTCTTTAACCGGGTCGGGTTTCATCCTGTCTCTTTCCCCGTCTGGTATAAAACCTGTCGGCTGTGATGATTCAAAGTCAAACAGGGTTTCTGTTTCGCCGAGGTATGTACTCCTCTCTGTTATTTTAAAGGGGGAATTTGTCAGGATTATGTCTGCAAAATTTTCGACTTCCTCTTTTGAAACCGGCATCCCGATGTTTCCAAACCCTTCAGCCTCAATGGTTCTGAAAATATCGGGGTGTGCAATTAATACCGGCCTTTTTCTCTCTGCACCTGAATTTTCCGCGGCTTCATGATAGTGCATGAGAGCCGGGAGTCCGCCTGTGTGATCAATGTGTGCATGCGAGAGCACTATGTAGTCGGTCATCAGAAGGTTTATGCCGGATTTTTCAGCGTTTTCAATAAAGATGCCGGAGTAACCGGTGTCAAATAAAATCTGTTTGCCGCCGTCTTCGATATGGTATGAGAGGGCAGGTTCTCCTTTGTAATAACTGTCGGTTATTGTGTTGTTATCCACAAGTACTGTAAGCTTCATAAAAATTATACGTAAATTACGGGGATTTTATCAGGCTGTTCCTGACTCGTTGTCCCCGGTGGCTTTAGATTCGTTTTTGGCCGGTGTATTCTCTGTATCAAGTCTTTCCAAAAGGCCCTTTGTTGCATAGATTGATCTGATTATTGCATCGATTTCAGGTGCTGATTTGGCATCCCCTGCATTGAGTTCAACTCCGAGGAACGGTAGTGCCGGCTCACCTATCT
Proteins encoded in this region:
- a CDS encoding MBL fold metallo-hydrolase, translated to MKLTVLVDNNTITDSYYKGEPALSYHIEDGGKQILFDTGYSGIFIENAEKSGINLLMTDYIVLSHAHIDHTGGLPALMHYHEAAENSGAERKRPVLIAHPDIFRTIEAEGFGNIGMPVSKEEVENFADIILTNSPFKITERSTYLGETETLFDFESSQPTGFIPDGERDRMKPDPVKDDSAIVYSGKDGIFIITGCSHHGICSVVEKAKQVCPADKVTGVIGGFHLLNETEERLNKTAEYLSLNISGCIFPAHCTDLAAKTAILQKNKVRETGSGCSYKLL
- a CDS encoding putative hemolysin, with translation MTEKIRTGTAKKSLAIAVFLIAIAVMATMFAGCTGQDNQNPATPTEDTEKIVKTGTVTYIDLEGGFYGIIADDGTKYLPLNLDDYFKKDNLTVKFTATEKKDTMTVQQWGTPVEIEEMEISDVSYTHGGMIGMANPSAVWCDEQGYEYKIVKDTKGSEYGIAVLPDGTEVIAWDLYYKANGQETVVNKPVYNEKGEITGKEPVEVNPEYYTKSQISGMANPSAVWCEEQGYEYKIVKDTKGSEYGIAVLPDGTEVIAWDLYYKANGQETVVNKPVYNEKGEITGTEPVEKELAL